The region AAATAAGAAATAGCTTTACTGCCCATGGGAACAAGATCAGCACGCCCCCGCAGCAACTTCATAAAATCGCATTTGGGTGAAGCACTCAGGTCAAGATTATCATAGCCCATGCTGACCAGATTCTGATGGAAAATATCATATCTGGTCACTGCTATGGTTCCTATCTTCTTTGCATCTTCAACTGTCTCCAGCTCAATACCGCTCCCTTTTTTGCGATAAAAATAGATATCATCCCAGAAAACAGGTCCTACAAATTTGAATTCCGCCGAACGTTCAGGAGTCATGCACATGGGAAACAGGACATCCCCTGTGCCGGATTGCAATTTTTTATATCCCCGCGCCCAGGGATAAAATGTTATCTTGCCCGGTTTTTCACCCAGCTTTTCCTGAATCATGCGCACCAGATCAATAAAAAGCCCCCGAGATTCCCCCCCAAGTCTGTAACTGTACGGAGGATACTCCTCAGCCATCAGTTTCAGCCCGAAAGCATGGGCAGAAACCGCACTGAAAAGCAGACATACC is a window of Desulfovibrio sp. JC010 DNA encoding:
- a CDS encoding ABC transporter substrate-binding protein → MVTSIRILGLVVCLLFSAVSAHAFGLKLMAEEYPPYSYRLGGESRGLFIDLVRMIQEKLGEKPGKITFYPWARGYKKLQSGTGDVLFPMCMTPERSAEFKFVGPVFWDDIYFYRKKGSGIELETVEDAKKIGTIAVTRYDIFHQNLVSMGYDNLDLSASPKCDFMKLLRGRADLVPMGSKAISYFFLRNPELDFKQLEKVGPSVFFTTNYIAFKKDTPDEVIEKWQAALDELKTEGEWQKLVDKYFPPDLVN